The following are encoded together in the Drosophila sechellia strain sech25 chromosome 3R, ASM438219v1, whole genome shotgun sequence genome:
- the LOC6606221 gene encoding tetratricopeptide repeat protein 1, with protein sequence MDADENFLTQRSLLMDVMKQLEDLQNANKMDTGTKGKEEKKPEVDPSEGVTNTNFTVFARDIRKKSSRYFKRVQKMSNINQISFMRQIDVSPKDRTEARRDREIVADSFRRLGNEEYRRTSYEKAVYFYSKAIQYVADSPVLYCNRALAKIKKRDFKMALFDLDYVIFHLDPAHLRAWLYRAGALARLNNESEFEIAIANARLLNRSQKDKKYIEYFLEKFKTEF encoded by the exons atggaTGCTGATGAAAACTTTTTGACTCAACGGTCGCTACTAATGGATGTTATGAAGCAGCTTGAAGATCTTCAGAATGCCAATAAAATGGA CACTGGCACTAAAGGAAAGGAGGAGAAAAAGCCGGAAGTGGACCCTTCCGAAGGTGTGACCAACACTAACTTTACCGTGTTTGCCCGCGACATTCGCAAGAAATCCTCACGATACTTTAAAAGGGTCCAAAAGATGTCGAATATCAATCAAATATCCTTTATGCGGCAAATTGACGTATCGCCAAAAGATCGCACCGAGGCTCGACGAGATCGCGAAATTGTTGCAGATAGTTTTCGGAg GTTGGGCAACGAGGAGTACAGACGCACTAGCTATGAAAAGgctgtttacttttattcCAAGGCCATTCAGTATGTGGCTGATTCGCCAGTTCTTTATTGCAATAGAGCTCTAGCTAAAATAAA GAAAAGGGATTTCAAAATGGCACTTTTCGACCTGGACTATGTCATCTTCCATCTCGATCCGGCCCATTTGAGGGCCTGGCTCTACAGAGCAGGAGCTCTTGCTCGTCTAAACAATGAGTCGGAATTCGAAATCGCCATCGCCAATGCCAGACTGCTTAACAGATCGCAGAAGGATAAAAAATACATTGAATATTTCTTAGAGAAATTTAAAACTGAATTTTAG